A single genomic interval of Antechinus flavipes isolate AdamAnt ecotype Samford, QLD, Australia chromosome 1, AdamAnt_v2, whole genome shotgun sequence harbors:
- the ZNF623 gene encoding zinc finger protein 623 produces the protein MGDSLRKRPFQEKDFRKVTIPHQKKFTGKRAQEYNEFRRIFKLSSTFFAQQRELTEDRSHKCDTCGKNFKYNSDLILHQRIHTGEKPFECNKCGKTFGLNSHLTEHQKIHTGEKPYKCNECGKDFRRHSQLMLHQRIHTGEKPYECKECGKAFSQSSQLTLHQRIHTGEKPHKCRECGKAFSRSSTLIKHQRVHTGEKPYKCNECRRASSQSSHLILHQRTHTGEKPHECHICGKAFSRSSHLREHQRIHTGEKPYKCNICEKSFSQSSNFFQHQLIHTGVKPYRCNKCGKAFNRSSHLNEHMRIHTEEKAHRYNEYGNVLDNSGLLKDHRIHVGEKIHECNECGKAFSWSSHLVLHQRINTGEKPYGCLECGKVFSQSSHLILHQRTHTGKKPHECNDCGKAFIHSSSLPYSASKSSFRTETI, from the coding sequence ATGGGGGATAGCTTAAGAAAACGTCCTTTCCAGGAGAAAGATTTCAGGAAAGTGACCattcctcaccaaaaaaaattcacaggAAAGAGGGCACAAGAATATAATGAATTTAGGAGAATCTTTAAGCTGAGCTCCACTTTTTTTGCACAGCAGAGAGAGCTTACAGAAGATAGATCCCATAAATGTGATACATGTGGGAAAAACTTCAAATACAATTCAGATCTTATTctccatcagagaattcatactggagaaaaaccttttgaatgcaataaatgtgggaaaacttttGGACTCAATTCTCATCTTACtgaacatcagaaaattcatacaggagagaaaccttacaaatgtaatgaatgtgggaaagatTTCCGTCGGCATTCACAACTTATgttacatcagagaattcatactggagaaaaaccctatgaatgtaaagaatgtggaaaggcttttagtcAGAGCTCACAACTTACATTACATCAacgaatccacactggagagaaaccccaTAAATGTAGAGAATGTGGCAAAGCCTTCAGTAGGAGCTCAACCCTTATTAAACATCAAAGAGTTCACACAGGTGAGAagccctataaatgtaatgaatgtagaAGAGCTTCCAGTCAGAGTTCTCACCTTATTCTACATCAAAGAACTCATACTGGTGAGAAACCCCATGAATGTCATatatgtgggaaagccttcagtcgAAGCTCACACCTTAGagaacatcaaagaattcatactggagagaagccttataaatgtaatatatgtgaGAAATCCTTCAGTCAGAGTTCAAACTTTTTTCAACATCAATTAATTCATACTGGAGTGAAGCCCTATAGATGTAATAAATGTGGGAAAGCATTTAACCGTAGTTCACACCTAAATGAACACATGAGAATTCACACTGAGGAGAAAGCCCATCGATATAATGAATATGGGAATGTCTTAGATAATTCAGGCCTTTTAAAAGATCATCGCATTCATGTTGGAGAGAAAattcatgaatgtaatgaatgtgggaaagcctttagtTGGAGCTCACATCTTGTCCTACATCAGAGAATtaatactggagagaaaccctatggGTGTCTTGAATGTGGAAAAGTCTTTAGTCAAAGCTCTCATCTCATTTTACATCAGAGAACTCATACTGGAAAAAAACCCCATGAGTGTAATGACTGTGGGAAGGCTTTCATTCATAGCTCAAGCCTTCCTTATTCAGCATCAAAGAGTTCATTCAGGACAGAAACcatatga